In Panicum virgatum strain AP13 chromosome 4N, P.virgatum_v5, whole genome shotgun sequence, a single window of DNA contains:
- the LOC120670156 gene encoding glucan endo-1,3-beta-glucosidase 14-like, producing MAAALLSKSPRLVVCAVLCIFLFPEVGVLRRAAALGINYGQVGNNLPPPPQVVQLLSSLRIGKVRIYDVNPQVLSAFAGTGIELIVTVPDDLVPGMAASASQALQWLAAGVRPYFPATRVTGIAVGNEVFTGNDEQLKASLVPAMRNLHAALAQLGMDAYVRVSTANSLAVLATSYPPSQGVFTQDAAPYMAQLLRFLADTSAPFWINGYPYFAYKDDPTKVSLDYALSNPSHVGAVDPYTHLQYTSMLYAQVDAVTFAAARLGYGNVAVHVSETGWPSKGDADEAGATVENARQYNRNLLMRQISGEGTPLRPKLRLEVYLFALFNEDMKPGPTSERNYGLYQPDMSMVYNVGLNQQATTSAASLSLATSPASRRDVRKDFAGLCLVTSLAILLIITQALLL from the exons ATGGCAGCTGCATTGCTGTCGAAATCGCCGAGGCTTGTGGTCTGCGCCGTCCTCTGCATCTTTCTATTTCCAG AGGTCGGCGTgctgcggcgggcggcggcgctgggcatcAACTACGGGCAGGTGGGGAAcaacctgccgccgccgcctcaggtGGTGCAGCTGCTGTCCTCGCTGCGGATCGGCAAGGTGCGCATCTACGACGTGAACCCGCAGGTGCTGTCGGCGTTCGCGGGCACGGGCATCGAGCTCATCGTCACGGTCCCCGACGACCTGGTCCCGGGCATGGCCGCCAGCGCGTCCCAGGCGCTGCagtggctcgccgccggcgtgcgcccCTACTTCCCGGCGACGCGCGTCACAGGCATCGCCGTGGGCAACGAGGTGTTCACGGGCAACGACGAGCAGCTCAAGGCCAGCCTCGTGCCCGCCATGCGCAACCTGCACGCGGCGCTCGCGCAGCTGGGCATGGACGCGTACGTGCGCGTGTCCACCGCCAACTCCCTCGCCGTGCTCGCCACCTCGTACCCGCCGTCGCAGGGGGTCTTCACGCAGGACGCCGCCCCCTACATGGCGCAGCTGCTGCGGTTCCTCGCCGACACCAGCGCGCCCTTCTGGATCAATGGCTATCCCTACTTCGCCTACAAGGATGACCCCACAAA GGTGTCCCTGGACTACGCGCTGTCGAACCCTAGCCACGTCGGCGCCGTGGACCCCTACACGCACCTGCAGTACACGAGCATGCTGTACGCGCAGGTGGACGCGGTGAccttcgcggcggcgcggctgggctACGGCAACGTGGCCGTGCACGTCTCCGAGACCGGGTGGCCGTCCAAGGGCGACGCCGACGAGGCCGGCGCCACCGTCGAGAACGCCCGCCAGTACAACCGCAACCTGCTCATGCGGCAAATCAGCGGCGAGGGCACGCCGCTGCGGCCCAAGCTCCGGCTCGAGGTCTACCTCTTCGCGCTCTTCAACGAGGACATGAAGCCCGGGCCGACCTCCGAGAGGAACTACGGGCTGTACCAGCCGGACATGAGCATGGTGTACAACGTCGGCCTCAACCAGCAGGCGACCACGTCGGCGG